From a region of the Arachis ipaensis cultivar K30076 chromosome B09, Araip1.1, whole genome shotgun sequence genome:
- the LOC107619403 gene encoding isoprene synthase, chloroplastic, whose protein sequence is MAGTQQFSSATLTASASASYRLPLIRNFPQRSTFLGNPNNKPLPLTATCAVSTTQDAQFTENNTRRSANYQPNLWNFEFLQSVENDLQVERLEERARKLEEEVRGLMKKVEIEPLSLLELMDNVERLGLTYKFEDDIKSALNNRIVPLLHHHTINKYGLHATALSFRFLRQHAFHVSPDVFESFKEEGKFKKEISGDVLGLLNLYEASYLGFEGETILDEARAFSATHLKNLLQTNQVQNKVVAEKVRHALELPYHRRVHRLEARWFIERYEQKEAHDGALLELAKLDFNMVQSVMKKELQELSRWWREIGLTSKLDFVRDRLMEVYFWALGMAPHPQLTECRKAVTKMFGLVTIIDDVYDVYGTLDELQLFTDAVDRWDVNAVETLPDYMKLCYLALYNSVNDTAYSTLREKGDNSLPHLAKSWSDLCKAFLQEAKWSNNKIIPPFDAYIRNASVSSSGGALLAPCYFSVTQDITSQAIDSITNYHGIVRSSCAIFRLCNDLATSAAELERGETTNSITSYMTENGTTEEEARESLGKLIDQEWKKMNRDVVLESAYPNAFKEIAINMARVSHCTYQYGDGLGRPDDTAENRIKLSLIDPIPIN, encoded by the exons ATGGCTGGAACACAACAATTCTCTTCGGCCACACTAACAGCTAGTGCCAGTGCTAGCTATAGGCTTCCCTTAATTAGGAACTTTCCTCAAAGAAGCACCTTTCTTGGCAATCCAAATAATAAGCCTTTGCCACTCACTGCTACTTGTGCTGTTAGCACCACCCAGGATGCTCAATTCACTGAAAACAATACTAGACGTTCTGCCAATTACCAACCCAACCTTTGGAACTTTGAATTTCTACAGTCGGTCGAAAATGACCTTCAG GTAGAGAGATTGGAAGAGAGGGCAAGAAAGCTAGAAGAGGAGGTGCGTGGGTTAATGAAGAAGGTAGAGATTGAACCCCTAAGCTTACTGGAATTGATGGACAACGTGGAGCGCTTGGGTTTGACCTACAAATTTGAGGACGACATTAAGAGTGCCCTTAACAACAGGATCGTTCCATTGTTACATCATCACACTATAAACAAATATGGCTTGCATGCCACTGCTCTCTCCTTCCGTTTCCTCAGACAGCATGCCTTCCACGTCTCCCCTG ATGTGTTTGAGAGCTTTAAGGAGGAGGGAAAGTTCAAGAAGGAGATTAGTGGGGATGTGTTAGGGTTGCTGAATCTATACGAAGCTTCATACCTTGGATTCGAGGGTGAAACCATTTTGGATGAGGCAAGAGCATTCTCAGCAACACATCTCAAGAACTTGCTACAAACAAATCAAGTTCAGAACAAAGTGGTGGCAGAAAAAGTGAGGCATGCATTGGAGCTTCCCTATCACAGAAGAGTGCACAGGCTAGAGGCGCGGTGGTTCATCGAAAGGTACGAGCAGAAGGAAGCCCACGACGGCGCGTTGCTGGAGCTGGCAAAGCTTGATTTCAACATGGTGCAATCGGTGATGAAGAAAGAGTTGCAAGAACTTTCAAGGTGGTGGAGAGAGATTGGGCTGACAAGCAAGCTGGATTTCGTTCGTGACAGGCTCATGGAGGTTTACTTCTGGGCACTTGGAATGGCCCCTCACCCTCAACTCACCGAGTGCCGCAAAGCCGTCACGAAAATGTTCGGCCTCGTCACCATCATCGACGATGTCTACGATGTCTATGGTACTCTCGACGAGCTGCAACTCTTCACCGACGCCGTTGACAGGTGGGATGTGAATGCGGTAGAAACACTTCCGGACTACATGAAGTTGTGCTACTTAGCCCTATACAACAGCGTGAATGACACAGCTTACAGCACCCTTAGAGAAAAAGGCGATAATAGCCTTCCACATCTAGCAAAATCATGGAGTGACTTGTGCAAAGCATTCTTGCAAGAAGCAAAGTGGTCCAACAACAAGATCATTCCACCTTTCGATGCCTACATAAGGAATGCATCCGTTTCTTCATCCGGCGGGGCATTGCTTGCTCCTTGCTACTTTTCTGTCACCCAAGACATCACAAGCCAGGCTATTGACTCCATAACCAACTACCATGGCATCGTTCGCTCCTCTTGCGCCATTTTCAGGCTTTGCAACGATCTCGCTACCTCCGCG GCGGAGCTCGAAAGAGGTGAAACGACAAACTCAATCACGTCGTACATGACTGAGAATGGGACAACGGAGGAGGAAGCACGGGAGAGCCTTGGAAAATTGATCGACCAAGAGTGGAAGAAGATGAACAGAGACGTAGTGTTGGAGTCTGCGTACCCGAATGCCTTCAAAGAAATAGCCATCAACATGGCTCGGGTTTCGCATTGCACCTATCAATATGGTGATGGACTTGGAAGGCCTGATGACACAGCAGAAAACAGAATCAAGTTGTCGCTCATCGACCCCATTCCAATTAATTGA